The DNA region CACGCTCCTTCATAATGTTTTCAGTTCTAGTGCAATCTGGTTCCTTTCAAGCAATCTTTGAGCCTCTGCCTCGATGCTCTCACAGCAGAGCAtcccatcaataataagaatACTGCAGATGCACTTGGAATGGATGAAGTTATTGGCCTGGTCTGCACTGCACACTGTACTCTGAGCTAGCATTCAAATGCAGCTTTGATTTTGAATCACGTCGAGACTACAGGGACTGGTGTGATAACAAGAACAGGTGGAGGTTGTGAAGCCTGGAATATTTCTCACACCGGGGGGTTCAGGGCAGCCAGGTGAGTGAGACAGAGGCTATTGATCTTTACGGTTTCCGGTCCTTTGTAATCACACAAGGTGGTACCTCTTTCTTGTGGAAGGAAACCACTGCCTCATTCATAGCGGCTCCAAAGTCTGGGCTGCAATCCAGTTACAAATTAAACATCTGTTAAATATTTCAGTTCTTTGCTTTACAGGCTGCAGAAAGGACATCAGAATTTTAGCACGTAGACTGAGAGAAAATGTAAAAACAGGCCGATCGGTTAAAATAATGAGGTACAGGAATGAAATAAATGGCAGTCAGGGATAAGACAGTAGCAGCATCTGGAGATCTGAAGAAGTACTTGAGTTATacaataaaaagatttttaataTGAGCTTGTGGATCAACAGTTCAGCTTCCATCTGTTGTGGTGTTGTAGCAACTGCAGGTTCCAAAATACTCTGCTTGTCTGTTGTAAGCACCTGAAGATAACTTTATATCTCCTTATTTTTCATTTATCCACATTACAGCTCTCTGCTCTTCAAACCATTCAATGTTGTGCAATAATCCTGCTAGTTTACCTCACTCCTAGACACATTGTTGTGTCTTTCCTTATCCCAATTCCACCACCTTCTGCCCTGCTTCGTCATTCTTTTTGTCTGTTAATCTCTCCGACCTCTGTCCTACTTCAGACCTTTCCCGGTGCTCCTTCCTCCTGGCTaatttcccactccctccccccccccccccaccccaccggttCTGATTTAAGCCCTTTGACCCAAAATATAATTGCTTCTCTCTCCATACAAATGTTACCtgcatatttccagcatttactgtttgtatttcagatttccagcatccacagaatcttgtgAGTTCGTAATGGAGCAAGGTTGGAAATATCGTTGGGAAGGAGAAGATATGATCACCGATTTTATCATCCTGTAGGTGgccatccatcactaaggaccccaaccacccaggacttgccctcgTCTCATTCTTACTATTGTGAgggcgcacactcagtgattcaggaacagcttcttcccctctgccatccgatatctgaatggacaatgaacccactaCCTCGcgacttttttatttctgtttttttacacGACTTAttataatttaactatttaatagacatatatatatacttaatgtaattccaTTTTTTCCCTCTATAATTACTTATCACGtacttcactgtactgctgccgtgaAGTTAGCAAATCGCACgaaatatgctggtgatattaaacttgattctgattctgcggAGCAGGACTGTGCAGAGCCATTTACTACAAATGGAGCAATaaaaatgtcaaataataaagtgaacaacaattgaacacaCCACAGAACAGAACAAACTACCAGAACAAGAGTTTGCATTTAGCTGTCTCCCAGGAATGGACAGCAAGGGCTTGAGGATGGATGAATGCATTGGACCTTTGTCACTTGTATGTACAGTAAGTATTGATCCAAAAACCAAAACCAGATAGCTATGTGTAGTGGCATTGTCACAGCAAatgggaggccatttggcccatcaggtctctTTGCTAAGGCCCTGCACGGTTTATTTTAAAACCGCAGAATAATTACCCTCGTGAAAGTCATAAGACAATCTGCACCCAGCACAGTGGGTTCAGGACCGTAACTACTTGCTGTAATAAAGAGGTTTCTTTCATAacgtgttggcgcatggccaagtggttaaggtgttcgtctagtgatctgaaggtcactagttcgagccttggctgaggctacgTGTGcacaaggcacttaacaacacattgctctgcgacgacaccagtgccaagctgcatgggtcctagtgcccttcccctggacaacatcggtggcgtggagaggggagacttgcagcttgggcaactgccggtcttccattaaaaaaacccTGCTcaagcttgtgccctggaaacattccaagacacaaatccatggtctatcgagactaatggaggcctagaCACTTTCATAACACCCGGGACCTTTTGTTAATCAAGTTAAATCCTTCTGTCTAATGATGAGTCACAGAgctgaagaatttttttttctcttttttaccaATGCTTGCTGACTCCCTGGGCATCTCTGATTTTATGTCTGATTTTAAGCTGCGCCCTTGGCTTCCTAAACCACATTGAAATCAAAGTCCTGGCGAGAAGCCACACTGCGTTCTGTCACACGGGAGCTCCACAGTGGAGTGAGCTCACGGTCTCAGCACATCAAATCTGTCGATATGTCCGGGACTTCACCCTTAGACGTGCATTAAATCGATAACTTACTGCTGTTTAAATGGCAGACTCTATTCAGGCCTACCAGAATTAGCCCGTGATAATTAGACTTAGGAGTGGCAGATGGGGAGCACGAAGTTTGGTGGAGAAGTTTAATAAGTTCAGCTGCTAGGCTTAACTCAAAGCAATCTTCACCTCTCAGCCACCTCCAATGAAATTTCCTCCACCTGCACCAAACTCACAGCACAAAGATAATTGAATTAGAAAGACGAATGAGACAGAGAGATCCCTTGGTGTATGTGCAAGGTTCAGTGAAAATGGCACAAAGTGAGAAAatggtttttaaaaaatgcagatgGGATCCTGGGGTTTACAAACAGGGCCTTGTGGCACAAAACATGGGAGTGCTGATAATGTTCTGTGAAACACTGCTTCAACCACAAGCCATGTGTGGCTTTGGGCACCCACAAGACAAGACTTGAAGACCTtggagagattgctgaagagattcACTAAGATGGTTCCAGGAATGAGGGGCTTCAGTTATGTGCACAGAGAGGAGAAGTAGGGGAAGACAGCAAGGTGCAACGGCATCTAAAGTCTTCAAAATCTTCTTCAAAGGTGTGAAAGGAGCAGACAGAGGTAAACCATTCTCTGtctgagtgggatccgggatcagccatctTGGAATGGCTGAGCTGGGCTgattggtctaattctgctcctagtctTATGCCCTTACTCTCATTGGAGGAGGGATGGAAGATGAAGGCGTGCCTTCCCCTCAGCCAGAATTGATGGAACCCTCGCTTGTATTTTCTCCATTTTGCACACGTTTGCTCCGattaccctccctctccccaggCAGAACAGCATGGAATTCCTTTCATCCTCACCTTCCACCTCATCAGACATCTCATCCATCCATTATTTCTGCCAGTCCCAACACAAACCTGCCACCGGTTATATCTTCCCCTCCCGGCTTCTGTTCCCTTCGACTTTCTCTGGGGATTGCCCCCACCCACCCCGCCGTTCTCTGGTATTTCCCCCGGCGACAAGGCAAGGAGGGTGACATCTGTCACTTCGCCTCCCCCTCATCACCACCCGGGGCTTAGATTGCCCTTCCAGCTGAGAGAGAGCTCTTAAAAGAATAAGGATTAGGTTTACATCGAATCATGCAGTGAATTGTGTTGCTTGCATCAGGGACGTGCTGGGGTAAGTGTCACCACGCCCACGATTTACTAACCCTTACTtgttctttaaggttgttatagtcggGGTGATAATGGGGACAAGCTTCTACACCTGTTTAATGCTCCCAGTGGCGTGCACCTCAAAgagcctctgacagccaagtccagctcctgcccttcacatgtggcttagctactaagcccggcagaggggcaaaggcgggttaacTACGCCTTCAAACCAATCGTTTTGGGCAGATGggccttgtcagccatggctggcagctcGCCTacgagaaggaaagctctgagcTCAAAGCTCCGctgctttgggagtaaatcctgtggtgaactacatatacccgtctggacacgccccctgctgactgctcttgtggctcctcccacagacccctgtataaaggtgattggaggcactgctcctccctcagtctccaggatgttgtgtgatggtctcttgctgctgatagtgctctcttccagctaataaaagcctatctctcgcctcacgtctccgagagttattgatggtgcatcaaatcccaagggaaaaatccagagctggagtccctaggcagtcctacattgagttcaatgctgactggcaactccagcgacgctgctggtaccaaactgtaccgGTCtccgccgttcctttgggttcatcagatgcgtggagagggggagtctgctGCGTGGGCAACAGCTGGCTCTGGGTATCGTACTGCCCCggtggaaacacacacagtcacatggAGAACGTAAAGACTCCGCACAGAATCGGGAATCGAAACCCATTCAGTTATCACTGGTGCACTAAACCCTGTGTGACTGTGCTGCCCCCTTCATCTCTTCCAACCTGGTCCGCTGCATCTGGTGTCtgcagtgcggcctcctctacgatGGTGAAGCGAAGAATCAACGAGGAGACTGCTTTCTGAAACAACTGTGCTCGGTCTACCATGGCCATTTCAAGCTGGTGTCATTTtaacttttattcccactccaaCACTGCCCTCACCCTTCTCCACTGCTATGAAGAGCAACATCTCGTATCCTGCTTGAGTAATTTACAACCCAGTAGTATGAGCATTAGATGTTTACAGTTTCAGGTAATACAAACACCTGGTGCTCTCCTCCCATAAGCACCTCACCTGTCCAcctatttttttctctccctttgtTCTTCTCTCCCTTTGTTCTTCTCTCCCTTTGTTCATCTCTCCCGGCCTTCCCCATGGCTGGTTCCGACAATCCAATCTCCCCTCCCTATCACCCACACCACCAGCCTCTGCCTACCCCTTCtccccacctgcccatcatcccctaTCCCACTGTCACCTCTAGCatccacggatgctgctttctcggGCTTACTGTTCTTTCCTTGTTAAAAATGAGTGCAATTAGCAAAAGAATCAAAAGTGAAATGACGACTATTTTAGATGGCAATTGGGTAGGTCAGGACTGAACTGCtcgaggttgtggaggcagagttAATTATGGCATTGAGTAAGGAGAGGCATAGGTGTCTCAAAGGAAGGGATTTGCGGGGCTCTGGGAGAGCAGGCAGACCTGGACTGATCTTACATGGAGCCAGTCCAGccttgatgggccaaacagcctacaTTAATATCGTCACTATTCTGCGGTTCCAGGTTGGCACTGTTCCAGGTTTAAAATCCATAGATCGTTAACACTAAGTTTTCATTCGTGGTTTACAAATGATTTTCATTTTCCAGTTAATTTTGCAATCAAATCACCAAaatatttcattgaaaccttcagAAGCAGACGAGAATGTGGACAATTTGGCAATGTTCCAACGAGTACAACAATAGTACATAATAAAACACTATGTTAGACTAATAAATCCATCGGTGTGGACCAGTTTAAAAATTCGTTatgatttattatttattctcTGAAGTTTTCATGCACTACTATCGGGCAAAGCTGATAAGGGGGCAACTGCTCAGCTCTCTGCAGGGACCACTTCCAGGGATACACAGAAAAGGAAGCTGGTGTGGTGGAGTTGAAGGCCCACCTCACCCGAATTGTCTTCACTAACCTGCTAGACACTGGCTACCTCTGTGTTAGAGACATAGTGACAAatgcccccccgcccccccatcaccttctctcaGACATATTCTTCAACATCATAGCAACCTGAAAATAATTTCTCACTTGGACCCTGAAattcaaaatctgcagatgctggaaatctgaaataaaaacactaGGTGCTGGAGCCCCCagtagctcaggcagcatctgcggagaaaCGGTTAACGTGTCAGCTCAGGAAAGCTTCCTCAGGACTGGGAAAGAGAACATAAGTTGCTGGGGAGGCTGAGGGATGATAGGGCATAGAAAATATAGGGAACATTTTTATTTTACCCCAGCTTGAACAGTCCCACCAACCCGGCTAGTTTCTCCCTTTAAAGCCGGGATCCCCAACctgggtccatggacctcttgcttaatggtatgggtccatggcataaacaaAAAGCTGGAAGCCCCTGCTTTAAAGCTTCCGATGAAGGAGTGTTGACCTGAAATGTTTAATTTTTTTCCTTTCCGGAAGCGCTGCCTGAGCTGCTAGGGTTAATCTGGATGTGTTTATTGAACTCTGGTTCTCACCGTCAGACATATTTTTCTACTCTACATTTCAGATACAGCAACTCTCAGATATTTATTTTATAAAAATGAATGCAGTGAATGTTCTGTGAGTGTGAAAGACTCTGTTCCTTGTTAAGGGAATGTACACAATTTACTTTCAGTGTAAGTCAGTTTTAAAATGGAAAGGGTTCGGGGAGCAGTCCTACAAAATCCATCGGCTCAAGTTTCTAGCAATATCCTTTTTCCCAGAGTGATTCACAAGCTACGCATTAGGCGCCGTTGAACAACACCTGAAGCTTACTCACTGGCTAAGCTGTCAGAGCTGGACCGTTTTAATACACTATACCATTACTCGATTTCACTCCAAACCTCTGCACTTCATTATAGCAAGCAAGCATTAAAACTGCGGCTTCCTCACCAGGGAAATGCTGAATTCACCTTAACCAAGACAGGAAGGTTTAAATATCCGAATTCACTGAACTCACTTGAGTACTCTGTGACTGTAAGGGTAAGGTTTAAACTCGGATCACTGTGAAAATAATGTAACCTTTTTCTAATTTAAagttgctttatttctttctcagTCTAACAGGGCACCTAAGCTGTGCTCGTTTTAATAGAAACGTCCAACAGCTGTCAGAAGAGTTGCCCGGTGTTTAACAGTGTTTGGTCAGGTGTCTGTGTGGCCCGGTCAAGCGGGCAGGCCTCTCCGGGCTCTGGTGCACCCATCGTCATTTCATAGTAACGCGGAGACTTAACATTCCGAGCTGAAGGCTACTTACCCGGGAGTGACACTGAAACCCAAAGTACACCACCACAATGGTGGGCATTAGCACGATGCAAAAGACAGTGCCCATGAGGGCAAGGTTTAGGAGGAAAAGCGCAAAGTTAAAGGCAGTGACCAGTAACGCCCATCCCCAGCACTCACACACGCTGCGTGCCTCCAGCGGCCATGGTTGGTCCTCAATGCTGTACGGTGGAGGGTGGACGTGATTAAGCATGCAGACAGTGTCCGACACACTATCCATATCAAAGTCCTCAATTTCTTGCCCTGCCATTTCAATGCTGCAGATAGTTCCCTTCTGATTGCTTTTCCACAGTTAATTGATCTCGCTGCAGTTCCCAGCTTAACGGTGTGGATGCAGTGACTTGCTGGCCTCAGCTCTGATCCGCACAAGTAGTTTCCTCGCCTGCTCTCCTGCTACTCCCGCGCTAATGTCACCCCGTCCTGCAATAGGTATGAATCACTCTCGCTGCTGAGGTCGAGCCTCACATGAGCAGCAACTGCAAGCCGGCAGCTGACTCTGTCAGCCTTTGACACTGAGCCAGTTAGTCGAGATTAATAAGCTGCCAGAAAACGCAGTCGTTCCCGCTTCGGACCAATCCTCTTGTGCTGCATCCCCAGCCACTGAGCATGCTCCACCCAGACTATTACCTGGCTGTTAGGGGACCAGCACAAGCTGCAGCTGCTGGCTCCAGGTAAGAGCTGCATTTATCACAAGGTGCAGAGCCTAGACTACAGCAGACAATTCTCATCCCTGCAATTAACAAAGTCTTTGATTACTCCCTATCGTTACAGCAGTAACATTTTCCATGTTGCAATAAAAACATTTTAACGGTACATTGATGATTGTTTACAATATTGTATTATGTTGTATATAAATTTCTTATGATTTTCCCCCGTTTCATTTCAGATCTCTTAAATGAATACACCTGGGGAGTTAAAAATCTCAATTATAAACGTGTCTCACAGCAATATTTTTTAAATCTCTGCATTTATTCAATAATTGAACACTAATAATCAAGCAGCAAAAAGATTGAATAGTATTTTATTTAACGTCTCCAAATAAGAAGACTTTATGTTTAAAAAGCATTGACTAATTACATTGCTTTCGTGAAGGTACAGGCACGTTTGTACACAGCAGTGAACCAGCTTACCATTTGCTACCAGGTCTGGCTGGATTTGAATCACTTTACAATGGAAAGATAACACATACTTTCTTCACTGTAaatcattttaaatatatcttccCTGTCTCTTCCATTCTCTCCTCTGTTCAGGAAGCAGCCTCTACCACGACCATCCTTACTTCCAGCCTACAGAGCCGATTTCTTTAAGGTGCATTCTCCAACTTCTCCTTCAAATCACCTCCTCTCAAAATTCCTTCCCTCCTCACAACTGCTGGCCATCTCCAACTTGGCTTTCTCCTGCAGAGTCCTCACTTGAATCCCTTCCCCAGCACAGAACTGAAATTGCTCTAATCAGTATCACAGACAGCATCCAGTATGAAGCCTCCACACAGAGTGTTGGGGGGACTCAGCTGGGAAGATGAAGGATCTCCGTTTGAAATGTCAACTCTCTGTTAGCTTCCGTAGACGCCCCCTGACCCGCTGAGTGAATCCAGCATTTCAAAAAGGCCTACAGTgtccagtccgtcacagacaacaccctccccaccactgagctcgtctataaggagtgctgccacaagaaggcagcatcaaaGATGCCCACCAtgcagatcatgctctcttctcactgctgccattgggaaggagcctcaggtcccacagcaccaggcaTAGGAACAGTTACTCGATGgtccaatttaatatcagagaatatattcAGTATGCAGCCTGAAATCCTTCAACtgcattacccctcaaccatcaatcaGTGTGGGTcgcttcactcatctcaactctaAACTGATCCCTCAACCAATGGACTGccttcctgatgcaccatcaataactcatgctgagacttaggaagtgagatatcggcttttattgactggaagaataaacagcactacatcctggggaaaatgagggagagcagcagcccacagtcacctttatacaggggtctgtgggaggagccacaggagcagtcagcagggtctgtgggaggagccacaggagcagtcagacaggtatatctagttcaccacacttccaAGGGCTCTTCAGCTCATCTTCTCAGGATTGTTCCTTTGTGAGTCGGTTTTCATGTATTCCATTtgacttctttgttctactgtgaatgcctgcaagaaaatgaatcacaagtgGTACATTTGCcggctggtggtgtgagtgacgTCAGCTCTGGACTTCAGGGCGAGTGGCCTTGGGTTCGAGTCCTGCCAGCCCCTTGCGCGCTTTCCATCCGCGCTGGGTTGGACGTCCAGCTAGCgactcagccttgtaaaaaacaggcaaaatgctgaagaaatggcaGAACCACCCGATGTGCCCCTCGGCGTGGAGAGGAATGACACATGgcgacatatgtgtactttgatgataaatttacttggcACTTTGATCTTTGTGTGCTGCAGTCGCTTGTGTCTCCAGTTCTCAACTTGACCACTGCCTTTGGTTCAATTTACTGCCCCCAGCCTCCGCATCAACTGCCTGCCTGAAGGGGACTGCTCTTCCTGGGTTCAGCTATCTGCTCAGCTGTTGACAACCAGTGGTCACTCTGCCCACACCTGTAACATTAACCTCTCAGTCTCCCCAAAGATCTCCACGATCCCTCCACTAGCTTCCGTAAGTACATAGATGCCCTCCTCCCACCACTACTCCCCCTCTTGACCCTTCCACTGGCTTTAAATTCTCAGACATTTTGTCCAACATCTggttttatcactggtgagattgctctgctatggagagggggaacgttgcccaggttttctgctTTCTGGGTGTGGACTTGGACTGGGGACCTTCTTTTCAGGCTTATGGTTTTTAATTTGTATTCTGAGTTTTTCTCAGTTTTAGTGTGCGTGGTAGGGGGATTTTGGGCTCGATGTGTCAgttccattttgttcatttttttctgcggggaggagggatttgggggtcgatgatcGTGCTGCCATTCTTTTCCTTCTTGGTTACGTGGctagctggagaagaagaatttcagagttgcaaactttgataataaatgagcctGTGAACCTTTGCAAAGATATCTCCTCCAAATAAATGTCAGAATAACCATGTGGTACTTCAGTGTGTGTACACGCCTTGATCATTTGGCATCATCAGCCAGACTTGGATAGACAATGGAACAGTAAAATTTCCAAACCACTAACACAAATAAAGAAGGGATCAAACGCACCCGACACTGGCCTGAGCCTAGTGTGTCCAGGGCACCATAAATCCAAAAGAGCTGTCCAACCCTTTCCCTCCAGCGTTGATCCTAGTTTCCATCAAtgggaacatacactcagtggccactttattaggtacacctgctcgttaatgcaaatatctaatcagccaaacatgagGCAGCAATTCTGactaaatacagatgaaaaaaaagatttattttGGCTCCCTGCGTGGATTACTGCTCTGATCTTTCAGACCTGATCTTCATGGTTGTAGCACGTGAGTGGTCCATTTCATGTTGCACTGTCAAGGAGGCTGTGAGGTTGTAGATAATTGCTTTGGGAACGGAGAGGGCACAATCTGAGTCTAGCGAAGCGGCAGGAGTGCAGCAAAATGTCCTGTCCTCTGATTGATGTTGAATCTCTTGAGTGCTGTCGGAGCTGTGTCCGTTTAGCTGAACTCTTGACGCGGCAGAAGGTTCATGTGGTAAAGAGGAGGAGACAATGGGATTCATTCTGATCAAGAGATGCCGATAAATAGCATCATAGATGGATGTCAGTTGGCGAAAGGATTACAGGAAATTGAGGAAGAATGATTTCACCCAAAACCTGGTGAGAGTCTGGGACCTACTGCCAAAAAGTGAGTCAGAGACCCAAATCACAATCACATTCAAAAGAGCCGATGCCTACAAGGATATAGACCAAGAGTTAGTGGTAACCAAAATTAGCTTTTTTATTGCCTGTGGATATGATGGAATgaaagaccatgagatataggagcagaatgaggccattcggcccactgagtctgctccactattccatcatggcggatttattgtccctctcaatccagttctcctgccttctccccgtaatctctgacccccttactaatcaagaacctatcaacctctactttaaatatagtcagtgacttggtctccatagccatgtgtgacaatgaattccacagattcaccaccctctggctaaagaaactcctcctaatctctgttctaaagggacgtcgtTGTACTCCAAGGCTGTGcgctgtggtcctagactcccccatgagAAGTGTCTATGATACTCTGCTCCACAGATCAGAGAAATTCCGTAAACTGGCTTGGCTGCAGATGCCTTACTCAATGAGGGAAGACCTTGGAAGAATTGGAAATATCGCAGGAGTAGTGACTGTAATGGTATCTGTGGAAACCATAATAACCCTGAGACTCCTTGAAAGATTGGTGGCACGTCTGTGGTGTGTGGGGGGTAGGGGGCGGTTGTTCCATGAACTTTATTTGGATACCAGATGTTCCCATCCTCTGCTGCGATGCTGCCAAGCATCTTGACTGTAGACTGGGTGCCTTAAATAAAGTGGCAATAAGCTCTTGGTGCAAGAGGTCGCTGTGCAGAGAGTAGCAGAGTTAGAATTACAAACATCTGGAGCAGATTTTAGATCCTTTCAACGTGCAAGATATAAGCACGTCTTTATTGAAGGCAGGGAGAGAATAAATCGGAATAGTTGTGGATTTTAAAGATCAATGAGATAGAAACCGATATCTAAAGTCTGCTTAAAAAACCCTAGCACAAATATATTGTCTCTTTTTGAGATAGTAACCATAGGAACAGCTGTGTTCAGTTTAATGGTACTTGACAAAATGATAGCTAGGAGTAAGAACACAAAATTACATTTTCATTGAGCGTCCACAAACACCCTGCCAAATATTCTTCATAAATTCAGTTCATTACTTCCAACGCCAACACAGATTAAAGTATAAATTGATATTTTGCAATTTAATGACAAAATCTTACAGGAAAATGAAATATAAATTAAAGAAACTGTGGTCATCACGTCGCTAGCTAGCCTTTCCCCTGTATCTGAAAGCAGGGTTGTTGCAGCCTACACACTTCTGGAACTGCTGCTCGGATTGATGCACACGAGCCACGGCTTTTGAAACAAGTAATTGTAtatctcctgtatctaataaaatggccactttgTGGACGTTGATAGTCTGCTGCagcagtccatccacttcaaggttcaacgtgttgtgcattcagtgatgtgcttctacacaccactgttgtaacgcgtgtttatttgagttactgtcaccttcccgtctcccgtcagcttcaaccagtctggccgttctcctctgatctctctcagtaacaaggcatTGTCGTTCACAGAATGTCTTTTTGTTTACCtttgaactctagagactgttgtgcatgaaaatcccaggggatcagcagtttctgagatactcaaaccaccccatctggcaccaacaatcattccgtgcTCAagctcacttagatcacatttctctcccattctgatgtttggatttttttttttgcatctgcatttagtCAGAAGAAGGGCACAGACTATAGACACGAGGCAAAAGCAGCATCGagttcccactactgatgtcaagctcagcAGCCCAGATTTTCCTGGCTTATCTTTAAGAGCCTTTCTTCAACAACgggacaacattagctatcttccaatcctccgaTTGGAACCTCGTGTGTTGCTATGGGTGAGTTTAATGTCTGCTTgggccctgcaatttctgcacttgccttccacagggtctgaggggacACCTCGCCAGGCTCTGGGGATTTGtctaccctaatttgcctcaagacagcaaacacctcatccttgtaatctgtatagggacCATGAACTcagtgctgctttgcctcactcctATAGACTCTGTTCCCTTCTGTTCTACCACTCACGTCCGTGCTCTACCGCCCACTGTGTGAGGcataccctggctggtcctaatGAAGTGCAACGCCTCGCACTTGTCTTAATTAAATTCCGTCTGCCATTTTTTTAGCCCGTTTTTTCAACAGGTCCAGATCCTGCAAGCTGGTGGTCTTCTTGGTGTCACAAATCAaggtattgagtgcaggagatgggatgttatgttgaagttatagaagactttgatgaggcctaatttggagtattgtctgcagttttggtcacctacctacaggaaagatgtaaataaggttgaaagagtacagagaaaatttacaaggatgttaccggacctggaggacctgagttataaggaaagattgaataggtcaggattttattctttggaatgtaagagattgaggggagatttgacagaggtatataaaatattGAGGCATATAGatcgggtaaatgcaaacaggttatttccactgaggttggataggactacaattaga from Hemitrygon akajei chromosome 29, sHemAka1.3, whole genome shotgun sequence includes:
- the LOC140718329 gene encoding transmembrane protein 88-like, with protein sequence MAGQEIEDFDMDSVSDTVCMLNHVHPPPYSIEDQPWPLEARSVCECWGWALLVTAFNFALFLLNLALMGTVFCIVLMPTIVVVYFGFQCHSRVIHSDAYYCKTVLDDKSSSALIILGFVLMSPLIVIAMVTYCSVARRLRLFFCFASYSRAVYKGLKWPGYDSPGCCCCRGKEWESSLKAWV